The following nucleotide sequence is from Solidesulfovibrio carbinolicus.
GTCACGCCCTGGCCGGACAGATACATAAGCCCCAGATCGTAGGCGGCCGGGGCGTGGCCAAGCTCAGCCGCTTTGCGTCGCAGGGCCGCCGCCTTGGCCGGATCGGCCGGCACGCCCCGGCCGTCGGCGCACAGCTCGGCCAGCCGGGTGAGCGCCTCGGCCTCGCCGGCGGCCGCCGCTTTCTCGAACCAGGCCGCCGCCTCGGCCGGCGTGCCGCCGCGCCGGTCGCCGGCCTCGGACAGGGCCAGCAGAGTCTGGCCCAGGGCCGTGGCGGCCTGGGGATCGCCGGCTGCGGCTGCCCGGCCAAGGAGGGTCAGGGCCGCATCGACGTCCATGGGACCGCCGGCCCCGGAGGCCCGCATGACGCCAAGGCGGGCCATGGCCTTGACGTCGCCCCGGGCCACGGCTTTTTCGTAGAGGCCGGCGGCGGCCGCATCGTCGTGGCTGAGGCTTCGGGTCAGGTCGCCGGCCGCGACCATGGCGGCCACGTCGCCCTTGCCGGCGGCGTAGGTGAAAAGGGTGAGCGAGCGGGCCTCGTCGCGGGGCGTTTGCCGGCCGGCGGCCAAAAGCGTGCCCAGCCGGCGCGAGGCGGCCACCGAGCCGCGCCCGGCGGCGGCTTCCAGCAGCGGCAACGCCTCGGCGTAATGCCCCTGGTCGAACAGCCGGGAGCCACGCTCGGGCGTGAGGCAGCTGGCGGCCACGAGCCACATGGCCCCGGCCAAGGCCAGCGCATAGGCCGCCCCGGCCAGGACGGCGCGGCGGCTTATGTGGCTTGCGGAATGGGGCGGGCGGGACATGGCGGCTGGCCTCCGACGTGGGATGGGGTCTGGGACCATCCTTAGGCCAAACCCGGACGGCTCACAATCCCCGGCCTAGAATTGGGGGAAGGCGATGGAAAGATAGGGCTGGCCGTTTAAGGGCAGGGCCATGGCGGCCAGGGCTCCGGCGGCGATGGCCGGGCCGTAGCACAGCCGCTTGCCGGGCTGGATGCGGCCGTGGGACAGACGCATGGCCGCCAGCCATAAGGCAATCTGCACGCCGCCGGCCAGACTGGTGAAAAGCGCCAGACTGACCAGAGCCGAGGGGCCAAGGCCGGCCCCGACCACGGCCAGAAGCTTCACGTCGCCCGCGCCAAGCACCCGAAACGCGTAGGGGATGAGGAAGATGATCAATGCCCCGGCCAGGCCGAGCAGGCTGTCGCCAAGACCCGAAAGGCCGTGAAACCAGGCCTGAATGCCCAGGATGAGCACGGCGGCCGGGAAAGTGATCCGGTTGGGGATGCGGCGGGTGGCCACGTCCACGGCCGCGCCGGCCACGACGGCGGCGGCGACCACGGCAAAGAGGGCGAGGGTCGGCGTGGGCAGATCCATGAAGCCTCCGATTTTTCCGGGTGTAGCGGCAAACGGGCGCGATGTCCAACGCCGGCCGCCGGCCTTGACGTATCAGCGCAAACCGGCGAGAAACAGCGAATATAGAGAAACGAGCCGGGCTGTTGCGACCGCCCGTTTCTGTCGTCGGAGCATACATGGAGCAGTCGCGCGCAAAGGCCCCCGAGGCCCCTGTGGCAGATGTCGTCGCCGAACGGGACCGCTTGCGCCTGACCCTGGCCGAAGCCGGGGGCATTATCGAGCGCTTGCGGGCCGAAGCCCAGGCCGGCAGCCAGGCCAAGGCCGATTTCATGGCCCGCATGACCCATGAAATGCGCACCCCTCTTTCGGCCATCATCGGCCTGTCCAATTTGGCCAAGCCCTTGGCTGCCGACGCTAAACTGGCCGATTATCTGGTGAAGATCGCCCAGGCCGCCCGGGGACTTTTGGAGGTGGTGGACGACATCACCGATTTTTCGCGTTTGGAAAAAGGCCAGGCCGATCTTACTATCGCGCCCTTCAAGCCGGCCGAGGCCCTGGAACGGGTGGCCGGGCGCATCGCCGAGGCGGCCCGGGAAAAAGGCCTGACCCTGGCCGTGCGTCTGGACCCGGCCGTGCCGGCCGTCCTGGTCGGCGACAGCGCCCGCCTGGAAGCCGTGCTCGGGCATCTGGCCGGCAACGCCGTCAAATTCACCGAACGCGGCGGCCTGCGCCTGGAGGCCGATCTGGACGGCGGCGACGCGCAGAAGGCCCTCGTCGCCTTTGCCGTCACCGACACCGGCATCGGCATGGACAAGGCCGCCGTCCCGGAAATGTTCGACTCCTTCACCCAGGCCGACGGCTCCTTGTCGCGGCCCTACGGCGGCACCGGCCTGGGGCTGGCCCTGGCCAGCCGGGGCGTGGCCCTGCTTGGCGGGGTGCTCGAAGTGGAGAGCCTGGCCGGGCAGGGAACCCGGTTTCGGTTTGTCGTGCCCTTCGCCCGGGCGGCCGAGGCCGGCCGCGAGCGAACGGCCCCGGCTGCGCCAAAACCAGCCCCACGCCCCCGGGAGGCCGCCTCGCCGGCCATGCGTCCCCTGTCCGGGACGTTGGTGCTTTTGGTCGAGGACAACGCCATCAACCAACAGGTGGCCCGGGAAACCCTGGAGACCCTGGGCGCGGCCGTGGACGTGGCCCTAAACGGCCGGGAAGCCGTGGAAATGGTCCGGTCGTCGCTCTACGACGTCGTGCTTATGGACGTGCAGATGCCGGTCATGGACGGCCTGGCCGCCACCCGGGCCATCCGCCAGCTTCCCGGCACGGCCGAGCTGCCCATTGTGGCCTTGACCGCCCATGCCCTGGCCGAGGACCGCGAACGCTGCCTGGAAGCCGGCATGAACGACTATCTGACCAAGCCCCTGGAGGTGGACCGGCTTCTGGCCTCCCTGGGCCAGTGGATCGCCCCGGCCGCCGCCGCCGTGCGTGGTCGCGCCGCCGTTACCGCCAGCCTTGTGGTGGCCGCCCCTGCCGACGGCACGGCTGGAACTCCCGTGGCCGAGGGCATGGACCTCGCCGCCGCCCGCCGCAGGCTTGGCGGCAACGAACGTCTGCTGGCCAGCGTGGCCGCCGAGTTCGTCCGGGACTACGCCGCCGCCGCCGCCGCCCTGGAAGGGCTTGTCGCCGACGGGGAGTTGGAGGCGGCCCGGCGGCTGGCTCATACCGTCAAGGGCGTGGCCGGCACCCTGGCCGCCTTGCCCCTGGCCGAAGCCGCCCGGGAGCTGGAAACCGTGCTGGCCGTGGGCGGCCGGCCCGGCCCGGGCGTCCTGCGCGCTTTCACCCGAAGCCTGGAGGCGGCCGTGGCCAGCGCCGCCACCCTGGCCCCGCCCAGGGAAGCCGAGCCGGCTTGTTCCCTTGGCCCCTGCTGGCGGGTGCTGCTGGTGGACGACGCCAAGCTTAACCGGGCGATTTTTTCCCAGATCCTGCGCAGCGGCGGCCATGAGGTGGTCACGGCCGAAAACGGCAAGGACGCCTGCCGCCGGCTGTTTGGCCAAAAGCCCGACGGACGGCCCTTCGACCTCATCCTCATGGACATCGAGATGCCCGAGATGGACGGCCCCACCGCCGCCCGCACCATCCGCCGGCTGCTGGCCGCCAGCGTCGCTCCGCCGTGCGCCCCGGGCGTGCCCATCGTGGCCTTGACCTCCCACGACTGCAAGGACGAGGCGGCGCGCTGTCTGGAGGCCGGCATGGACGCCTGCCTGCACAAGGTGTTCGAGCAGGGCGAGCTTTTGGCCATTCTCCAAGGCCTCATGGACGGCCGGGAACCCGCCGGCCATGAGGTCCGGACGCCCCATCCGGCTGGAACAAACCCAGCCGGGCTGGCTCCGGCGCTGCGGCGTCTGGCCGGACATCTGGCCGAGGGCAACATCCGGGCCGACGAGGACATGGCCGTGGTGCGCGAGGCGTTTATTGGCCGGGTCGCGCCGCCGCAACTGGCCGAACTGGGCGAGGCCGTGGACCGCTACGATTTCACCGCCGCCGCCGTGATTCTCGACCGGCTGGCCGAGGCTTTGGGGCTGGAGATTCAGGGTGGCGGGAGACGGGTGATGCCTCCGGCGGCCGGGAGGGGGTAACCCCCTCCCGGCCCCTCCCTGCATGGGGAAAGGGTATTTCCGTGGGTTGTGGGGCGTTAGCGTTTGCGGCGCAGCTTGCCGCCGATGTAGACGCCGATGACCAGGGACAAGGCGATGACAATGGCGATGATGGCGTAATTGGCTTCCATGGCTGCCTCCCGGGGGTCCGCCTGTGGGCGGTAACCTCTCGTATAGCCGGGAAGGCCGCCGGGCGCAAAAGCCAAAGCGCCGCAACCCGCGCCGGGCATGATCCCCGGTCGCTGCCGGAGAACGCCCATGGGCACGGTCCTTGCCGGGCTGAAAAACCTGGCCGCCAGCTTCACCCGGCGCAAAGTCCCGGTTGACCGCGACCAGTCGGCGGCGGTGTTCCGGGAAAAATACAACCGGTTCCAGTCGCTGCTCGAATCCAACACCGAGCTGCTCAAAATCTGCTCGGAAATCGAGGAGATGCTGCGCGGGCGCACGGTGTTCGGCATGGCCTTTATCCGCTCGCGCACCAGCCGGGCCATCTTCCACGCCATCCGCATGATCAAGAGCTACGAGGGCCTCTCGGGCCGGCCCCAGCCGGTGTTGATCGCCCTGGTGGAGCGGCTTTCGGCCGAAATCAAGGGGCTCATCGAGACCCGGGTCAACCCGGCGCGCGGCCGCCTCGTCCTCGACCTGGGCGAGATCACCGCCGAGATGGTGGACCAGGCCGGGGGCAAATGCGCCAACCTGGGCGAAATCGCCGGCCGGGTCGGGCTGCCCGTGCCGCCGGGCTTTGCCGTCACCACCGCCGCCTTCCAGGCCTTTTTCGAGGAAGCCGGCCTCTACGAAACCATCGCCAGCATCCGCCTGGGCATCGCCCCGGACGATCCGGCCTCCATGGCCGCCGCCGCCGAGGACATCCAGGCCGCCATTCTGCGCGCCCCCCTGCCCCAGGCCGTGGCCCGGGAAATCGACGCCGCCGCCGCCCGGCTGGAAGAAACCCTCGGCCCGGGAATGCGGCTGGCCGTGCGTTCCAGCGCCATCGGCGAGGACGGCGAGCTCTCCTTCGCCGGCCAGTACCTCACCATGTTAAACGTCTCCCGGGACCGTTTGGCCGCCTCCTATAAATTCGTCCTGGCCAGCCTTTTTACGCCCCGGGCCATGTCCTACCGGCTGCTCAAGGGCATTCCCGACGACGACGTGGCCATGGCCGCCGCCTGTCTGGCCCTTATTCCTTCCAAGGCCGCCGGCGTGCTCTACACCCGGCTGCCCGAGGCTCCGGGCCGCGACGAACTGCTCATCAACGCCGTCTGGGGCCTTGGCCCCTACGCCGTGGACGGGGTCATCACCCCCGACGCCTACCGCCTGGACCGCCGCAGCCTGGAGCCGACGGCCACCGACATCGCCGACAAGCCCCGAATGCTGGTGGCATCGCCGACCGGCGGCCTCACCGACGTGCCCGTGGCCGAGGCGTTGCGCCGCCAGCCCTGTCTGACCCCGGAGCAGGCCCATACCCTGGCCGGCTGGGGCATGGCCCTGGAGCGCCATTTCGGCCTGCCCCAGGACATGGAGTGGGCGCTGGCCGAGGACGGGGCGCTTTGTGTGCTGCAATCGCGGCAACTCACCGCCCTCACCGAGGCCGGGGCCGAGGCCGCGCCGCCGGTTCCGGGCTATGAGGTGGCGCTTTCCGGCGGCCAGACGGCCTGCGTCGGCGCGGCCTGCGGGCCGGTGCGGCTGGTGGCCCGCGACGAGGATCTGGACGACTTCCCGGACGGCGGGGTGCTGGTGGCTCCCCACAGCTCGCCGGGGTTCATGGTGGCCATGAAACGGGCGGCGGCCATCGTGGCCGACCACGGCAGCGTCACCGGCCATATGGCCTCGCTGTCGCGGGAGTTCGGCGTGCCCACGCTCCTGGGGCTTGGCCAGGCCACCAAGATGCTTGCGGACGGCGAGATCGTCACCGTGGACGCCTCGGGCTGCCGCATCTACCGGGGGCGGGTGGAGAGCCTGCTCGATGCGGCCGCCGAGGCCCCGGCGTTTATGGCCGGCACGCAAGTCCACGCCATTTTGGCCGAGGCGGCCAGGCGCGTCGTGCCGCTCACACTGCTCAATCCCAAGGCCCCGGAGTTCCGTCCGGAGTCCTGCACGAGCCTGCATGACGTCACGCGGCTTCTGCACGAGTGGTCTTACGGCTGCATGTTCGCCGTCAGCGACCTCGTGGCCGGCCAGGGCGGGGGCACGTACGTCCTCGACGCCACCACCGGCCTGGATCTGCACATCATCGACCTGGGCGGCGGCATTCAGCCCGAGGCGGCGGACAAAACGCGGGTGCGTCCGCAGGACATCGCTTCCAAGCCCTTTGCCGCGCTGTTGACGGGACTGGTGCTCAGCGAGCAGGCCAAGGCGCTGCGGCCCGTCAACCTGGGCGGGTTTCTCTCGGTCATGTCCGAGCAGCTCATTGCCCAGCCCAAGGCCGGGGCCGACCGTTTCGGCGAGAAATCCTACGCGATTATTTCCGACAAATACCTCAATTTCAGTTCCCGGGTGGGCTACCACTACGGTGTGCTCGACTGTTACTGCGGGCATACGGTCAACAAGAACTACATCACGTTTTCGTTTTCCGGCGGCGCGGCCGACGACGTCAAGCGCGCCCGGCGGGCCACGGCCATCGGCCGCATCCTGACGGCGCTGGGGTTTGCCGTGGAATCCGTGTCCGACCGGGTGTCGGGGCGTTTCCAGAAGTTTTCCCGGGAGGTCATCGCCGAGCAGCTCGGGCATATGGGGCGGCTTTTGCAATTCACCCGCCAGACGGACATGCTCATGGTCAGCGACGCCAGCATGGACGCCATGGTGGCCTGCTTCCTGTCCGGCGCGCCGTGTTTCGATCCGGCGACCTTCGGCGACCAGCCCGCCCAGGAAGCGTCCTGACCTGTCGCCGTCCCGCCGCCGCCCCGCAACCCCATGTCGGGGGTCCGGGGGGCTGAGCCCCCCGGCGGAGAGGTCCAGGAGAGGCAGAGCCTCTCCTGGCCGCCGGAGGCAAAATCCCATCGCAACACCGCAAGGAGCCGCCATGCCGCGTTTTGCCGCCAATTTGTCGATGCTTTTCACCGAACTGCCGTTTCTGGACCGCTTTGCCGCCGCGGCCAAGGCCGGGTTCAGGCAGGTAGAGTACCTGTTTCCTTATGACTACGAGGCCAAGGATTTGCGCTGGCATTTGGACGTCAACAACCTGACCCAGGTGCTTTTTAATCTGCCCAGCGGCGACTGGGCCGCCGGGGATCGGGGCATTGCCGCCGACCCCGCGCGGGTGGAGGAGTTTCGCGACGGCGTGCATAGGGCCGTGGACTATGCCCGAAAGCTGGGCGTGACCCGGCTCAACTGCCTGGCCGGCAAGCTGGTGGCGGGCCAGACCGAGGCCGACGCCTTCGACATGCTGGCCGCCAATGTGGTCTATGCCGCCGACGTGCTGCGCCGCGACGACATGGAACTGGTGGTCGAGGCCATCAACCGCTACGACATCCCGGATTTCGTGGTCTGCCGCACGAGCCAGGTCATGGCCCTTTTGGACGCCATCGGCCGGGAGAACGTGTCCATGCAGTACGACGTCTACCACGCCCAGCGCCAGGAAGGGGAGATTGCCGCGACGCTTTCCGCCAACATCAAGCGCATCGGCCACGTGCAGATCGCCGACAACCCGGGGCGGCATCAGCCGGGTACGGGCGAGATCAATTTTCCTTTTATCTTTTCCGAGCTCGACCGCCTGGGCTACGACGGCTACGTGGGCCTGGAGTACGTGCCCGCGCCGGACACGCTGTCGTCCCTGGGCTGGATCAAGGACATGGGCTATTCGCTGTAACGCCCGCCGTTCGCGTCGGGTAATCATCCGGGAGGCGGCGTCGGCCGTGGGGCTGCAGGCCCATGGCCGTCCCGGCTTCCCAACGGCCGTACTGGAGAAACAAATGAAAAAGATCGGATTTATCGGCCTTGGCATCATGGGCAAGCCCATGTGCCGTAATTTGCTGCAGGCCGGCTACGAGGTCACGGTTTTCAGCCGTACCGCCGCCAACGTCGAAGCGGTGACAACCCATGGCGCAGTCTACGCTCCGTCGCCGGCCGCCGTGGCCGAGGCCAGCGAGCTGGTCATCACCATGGTGCCGGATTCGCCGCAGGTGCGCGAGGTGATCCTGGGCGAGGCCGGCGTCATCTGTGGGGCCAAGCCCGGCACGTACGTCGTGGACATGAGCTCGATTGCGCCGCTGACCAGCCGGGAAGTGGCGGCCGAGCTGGCCGCAAAGGGCGTGCGGTTTCTCGACGCGCCGGTCAGCGGCGGCGAACCCAAGGCCATTGACGGCACGTTGTCGGTGATGGTTGGCGGCGAGGCGGCGGATTTCGAGGCGGTCAAGCCCGTGCTGTCGGCCATGGCCGGGTCCGTGACGCGGGTGGGCGAGGTCGGGGCCGGCAACGTGGCCAAGCTGGCCAACCAGATCGTGGTGGCGCTTAATATCGCGGCCATGTCCGAGGCCCTGGTCCTGGCGGCCAAGGCCGGGGTGGAGCCGGATCTCGTCTATCAGGCCATTCGCGGCGGGCTGGCCGGCAGCACGGTGCTGGACGCCAAGGCGCCGCTGGTCATGGACCGCAAGTTCGATCCCGGCTTTCGCATCAAGCTGCACGCCAAGGATTTGAACAACGTCATGAACACGGCCCATGAGCTGCATGTGCCGCTGCCCTTTACCGCCGCAGTGATGGAAGTGATGCAGGCCATGATGGCCGACGGCTGCGGCGAGGACGACCACGGCAGCATCATCCGCCACTTCGAAAAACTCGCCGGCGTCACCGTCGCCCGCTGACGCGCCGCTCCATACAGGATGGGGGGGCCGGGGGCCTTAGGCCCCCCGGCGGGGTTCGGGGCAGCGCCCCGATCTTCTCTTCCTCCTCAGAACATATACCGCAAATAATAGCCGCAGGTCGGATAGGTCCAGATGCCTTGGCGCAGGGCCGAGGCCGGAAGGTTCTGGCGCATGGCCAGGGCCACGACGTTTATCAATTCCTCGGCGGCATGTCCCAGGATATGCGCGCCGAGGATGCGGTCGTCATCCGGCGACACCAGCGTTTTGGACCAGCCCACGGTCTCGCCCAGACGTTGCCAGGGGAAGCTGTCGGCCAGGTCGTATTCCTTTTTCACGTAGGCCAGGCCACGCGCCTGGCAGTCGGCTTCGGTCAGCCCGCACATGGCGAGCGGCGGCTGGGTGAAAAGGGCGCTTGGCGTGCCCGTGCGGTCGATGGCCGTGGGCGTGCCCAGGAGATTGGCGGCCACGACCCGGCTTTCCAGATCGGCCGTGGGGGTCAGGGCATAGGGCGCGTCCAGGCAGTCGCCGGCGGCATGGACGTCGGGGTTGGTGACGCTTTGCAGCTGGTCGTTGACCGTGATTCCGGCCCTGGTGGCGGCCACGCCGGCCGCTTCGAGGCCAAGGCCGGCCAGTTGGGGCGGCCGGCCGGCGGCGTTGACCGCCATGTCGGCGGCCAGGGAGAAGCCCGGGCCGCTCACGCAAAGTCCCTGGGACTCCTGGTCGATGCGCGCCACCGGGGAGTTTAAGCGTACGGCGATGCCCATGGCTTCGGTGGCGGCCACCAGCCGGGCCACGAGGTCGGCGTCGAAGCGGCGCAGGGCGGCGTCGCCATGGGTGAGGATGGTCGCCCGCGCCCCGCAGGCGGCGGCCAGATGGGCCAGTTCGAAGGCGACAAAGCCGCCACCGACGAAGACGATGCGGGCCGGAAGCTTGGCCAAGGCCAGGAAATCGTCGCTGGTGGCCAGATGCTCCACGCCCGGGAAGTCGAAGCGCTGGTGGGTGGCTCCCACGGCAATAAGGATTTTTTTGGCCTCGATGGTTTTTTCGCCGGCCCGCAAGGTGCGCGGGCCGGTGAAGGCGGCCCGGGCGTGCAGGACGTCGATGCCGCGTTTGGCGTAGTCGCCCGCCAGCCAGGGGGCCACGGGTTCGGTGAAGGTACGGGTGAAGGCGGCCATGGCCGGCCAGTCGGGCCGGGGTTCGCCGGCAAGGCCCTTGCCGGCCAGGTGGCGGGCCATGGCCACGGCCTCGGCCGGCCCCATGAGGACTTTTTTGGGGTTGCAGCCGGTGTGGGGGCACACGCCGCCAAGCAGACCTGATTCGATGACGCACACGGACCAGCCGGCCTCGCGGCAGGCCCTGGCCGCCGGGCCGCAGGCCGGGCCGCCGCCGATGACGGCCAGATCGTAGGCAAGGGTCGTCATGGGGACACCTCGTGGGCCGGCCGTCGCGGGCCGGCGGTTGGACTTGGGGAGGTTGACGCATACCATGGATTCGACGTTTGCCATAGGGGCGGCTGCGGGAACGCCGGGAAGCCGGGCCGCTTGGCGGGTTTGCCTTGGGCCTGGGGTTGTGGCAACCCAGGGAAGGCCCGGACGCTGCCGTGTCCGCTTTGGCCGCGAGGATTGGGATGACGCTCAAAAAAATGCTCAGGCAAGCGCCGCTCCTGCGGCCCCTTGGTTATCCGGTCTGGTCGCGCGGCGTTGTGGTGGTCTGCTTCGCCAAGGATCTCGCGGCGGTTGCGGCCATGCTTGGAGACGAGTTTTATACGAGCTGTCGCGCCTTCTTCATCGTGGACCAGGGCAGCCGCTCGCCTCGGGAAATCGCCGGACCGGCCGGCCCGTCGGGCGCGCGTCTGCCCGTGCGCAAGCTCTTCGGGGACCCGCTGCCCCTTGACGCCGACATCGCCCTGGCCCTGCCGTCTTACGGCTGGAACAAGCTCGCGGCCGGGGCCTGCGCCCTCAAGACCCTGGGATTTGACGCCTTCCACGTGCTTATGCCCATGCGCCGCGACGAATGGGTTTCGCCGTACTGGCCGGATTATTATGAAACCAACAGGCAGGCGCTGGAGCGGGCTTATGCCCTGCTTGACGATGAGGAGAGCCGCCAGGTGTTCGCCGCCCGGGTGCGCGCCGTGGCGACGGGCAACATCGGCTACTACCGGCTGTGCGGCTACAACGAATATTATCACCCGCAAGTGCAACCCCGCCCTGGAGACGTCGTCATCGACGGCGGCATCTCGGCCGACATCCACTCCCAGCGCGCTTTTTGTCAAAGCATCGGGGACAAGGGCCGCCTCTACGGCTTCGAGCCCGACCCGGCCGGTTTCGCCGCCGCCTCAGGCCAGATCGCGGGCCAGGACGGTTGCCGCAATTTCCAGCTCGTGCCCCTTGGCCTGTGGAACGAGAAAACCGCGCTCCCGTTTGCCTCGGGCGGCGACGACTCCCGCGTGGT
It contains:
- a CDS encoding A24 family peptidase, whose amino-acid sequence is MDLPTPTLALFAVVAAAVVAGAAVDVATRRIPNRITFPAAVLILGIQAWFHGLSGLGDSLLGLAGALIIFLIPYAFRVLGAGDVKLLAVVGAGLGPSALVSLALFTSLAGGVQIALWLAAMRLSHGRIQPGKRLCYGPAIAAGALAAMALPLNGQPYLSIAFPQF
- a CDS encoding response regulator, which gives rise to MEQSRAKAPEAPVADVVAERDRLRLTLAEAGGIIERLRAEAQAGSQAKADFMARMTHEMRTPLSAIIGLSNLAKPLAADAKLADYLVKIAQAARGLLEVVDDITDFSRLEKGQADLTIAPFKPAEALERVAGRIAEAAREKGLTLAVRLDPAVPAVLVGDSARLEAVLGHLAGNAVKFTERGGLRLEADLDGGDAQKALVAFAVTDTGIGMDKAAVPEMFDSFTQADGSLSRPYGGTGLGLALASRGVALLGGVLEVESLAGQGTRFRFVVPFARAAEAGRERTAPAAPKPAPRPREAASPAMRPLSGTLVLLVEDNAINQQVARETLETLGAAVDVALNGREAVEMVRSSLYDVVLMDVQMPVMDGLAATRAIRQLPGTAELPIVALTAHALAEDRERCLEAGMNDYLTKPLEVDRLLASLGQWIAPAAAAVRGRAAVTASLVVAAPADGTAGTPVAEGMDLAAARRRLGGNERLLASVAAEFVRDYAAAAAALEGLVADGELEAARRLAHTVKGVAGTLAALPLAEAARELETVLAVGGRPGPGVLRAFTRSLEAAVASAATLAPPREAEPACSLGPCWRVLLVDDAKLNRAIFSQILRSGGHEVVTAENGKDACRRLFGQKPDGRPFDLILMDIEMPEMDGPTAARTIRRLLAASVAPPCAPGVPIVALTSHDCKDEAARCLEAGMDACLHKVFEQGELLAILQGLMDGREPAGHEVRTPHPAGTNPAGLAPALRRLAGHLAEGNIRADEDMAVVREAFIGRVAPPQLAELGEAVDRYDFTAAAVILDRLAEALGLEIQGGGRRVMPPAAGRG
- a CDS encoding PEP/pyruvate-binding domain-containing protein codes for the protein MGTVLAGLKNLAASFTRRKVPVDRDQSAAVFREKYNRFQSLLESNTELLKICSEIEEMLRGRTVFGMAFIRSRTSRAIFHAIRMIKSYEGLSGRPQPVLIALVERLSAEIKGLIETRVNPARGRLVLDLGEITAEMVDQAGGKCANLGEIAGRVGLPVPPGFAVTTAAFQAFFEEAGLYETIASIRLGIAPDDPASMAAAAEDIQAAILRAPLPQAVAREIDAAAARLEETLGPGMRLAVRSSAIGEDGELSFAGQYLTMLNVSRDRLAASYKFVLASLFTPRAMSYRLLKGIPDDDVAMAAACLALIPSKAAGVLYTRLPEAPGRDELLINAVWGLGPYAVDGVITPDAYRLDRRSLEPTATDIADKPRMLVASPTGGLTDVPVAEALRRQPCLTPEQAHTLAGWGMALERHFGLPQDMEWALAEDGALCVLQSRQLTALTEAGAEAAPPVPGYEVALSGGQTACVGAACGPVRLVARDEDLDDFPDGGVLVAPHSSPGFMVAMKRAAAIVADHGSVTGHMASLSREFGVPTLLGLGQATKMLADGEIVTVDASGCRIYRGRVESLLDAAAEAPAFMAGTQVHAILAEAARRVVPLTLLNPKAPEFRPESCTSLHDVTRLLHEWSYGCMFAVSDLVAGQGGGTYVLDATTGLDLHIIDLGGGIQPEAADKTRVRPQDIASKPFAALLTGLVLSEQAKALRPVNLGGFLSVMSEQLIAQPKAGADRFGEKSYAIISDKYLNFSSRVGYHYGVLDCYCGHTVNKNYITFSFSGGAADDVKRARRATAIGRILTALGFAVESVSDRVSGRFQKFSREVIAEQLGHMGRLLQFTRQTDMLMVSDASMDAMVACFLSGAPCFDPATFGDQPAQEAS
- the hyi gene encoding hydroxypyruvate isomerase; the encoded protein is MPRFAANLSMLFTELPFLDRFAAAAKAGFRQVEYLFPYDYEAKDLRWHLDVNNLTQVLFNLPSGDWAAGDRGIAADPARVEEFRDGVHRAVDYARKLGVTRLNCLAGKLVAGQTEADAFDMLAANVVYAADVLRRDDMELVVEAINRYDIPDFVVCRTSQVMALLDAIGRENVSMQYDVYHAQRQEGEIAATLSANIKRIGHVQIADNPGRHQPGTGEINFPFIFSELDRLGYDGYVGLEYVPAPDTLSSLGWIKDMGYSL
- the garR gene encoding 2-hydroxy-3-oxopropionate reductase, coding for MKKIGFIGLGIMGKPMCRNLLQAGYEVTVFSRTAANVEAVTTHGAVYAPSPAAVAEASELVITMVPDSPQVREVILGEAGVICGAKPGTYVVDMSSIAPLTSREVAAELAAKGVRFLDAPVSGGEPKAIDGTLSVMVGGEAADFEAVKPVLSAMAGSVTRVGEVGAGNVAKLANQIVVALNIAAMSEALVLAAKAGVEPDLVYQAIRGGLAGSTVLDAKAPLVMDRKFDPGFRIKLHAKDLNNVMNTAHELHVPLPFTAAVMEVMQAMMADGCGEDDHGSIIRHFEKLAGVTVAR
- a CDS encoding dihydrolipoyl dehydrogenase family protein; translated protein: MTTLAYDLAVIGGGPACGPAARACREAGWSVCVIESGLLGGVCPHTGCNPKKVLMGPAEAVAMARHLAGKGLAGEPRPDWPAMAAFTRTFTEPVAPWLAGDYAKRGIDVLHARAAFTGPRTLRAGEKTIEAKKILIAVGATHQRFDFPGVEHLATSDDFLALAKLPARIVFVGGGFVAFELAHLAAACGARATILTHGDAALRRFDADLVARLVAATEAMGIAVRLNSPVARIDQESQGLCVSGPGFSLAADMAVNAAGRPPQLAGLGLEAAGVAATRAGITVNDQLQSVTNPDVHAAGDCLDAPYALTPTADLESRVVAANLLGTPTAIDRTGTPSALFTQPPLAMCGLTEADCQARGLAYVKKEYDLADSFPWQRLGETVGWSKTLVSPDDDRILGAHILGHAAEELINVVALAMRQNLPASALRQGIWTYPTCGYYLRYMF
- a CDS encoding FkbM family methyltransferase, with product MTLKKMLRQAPLLRPLGYPVWSRGVVVVCFAKDLAAVAAMLGDEFYTSCRAFFIVDQGSRSPREIAGPAGPSGARLPVRKLFGDPLPLDADIALALPSYGWNKLAAGACALKTLGFDAFHVLMPMRRDEWVSPYWPDYYETNRQALERAYALLDDEESRQVFAARVRAVATGNIGYYRLCGYNEYYHPQVQPRPGDVVIDGGISADIHSQRAFCQSIGDKGRLYGFEPDPAGFAAASGQIAGQDGCRNFQLVPLGLWNEKTALPFASGGDDSRVVADGGQGNTVCEMTTMDAFVAENALERVGFIKLDVEGAEMRALEGAVATLARSRPRLAISVYHRPEDLFVIPLFLKDILPDSCFYLGHHTACALETVLYVLPR